The proteins below are encoded in one region of Streptomyces puniciscabiei:
- a CDS encoding aromatic ring-hydroxylating oxygenase subunit alpha, translating into MNPSTTRGPALPAAPPEPQDQHPGEALPARYYTDPVIAGSETDRIFAKSWQLVCHESDLPGPGARLTATAAGREVLVVRTEDGGLAAHLNVCRHRGTRLVAAPEPAGKAIRCPYHGWTYKLDGRLVGAPEARRIPCLDKPRLGLHPVNVESFLGFVFVNLDMEATPLAETCAGLARAVGRYAGPGLVPVGRHRIHDLVRCEQQNANWKVIVDNYLEGYHVPVAHPALMRLLDYQAYTVDVQESYVLFESRLRDKPSSNWTERLYQRLAAPMPGLTEADRRVWRYAVIYPNTLIDFYPDHVLAWTALPTAQDRAAIPGAFYTKHGESVRTRLARRLNIHIGWVTNDEDAELVERVQAGLSTPGFEPGPLSQREAAVGWFARRVRADLEGEQR; encoded by the coding sequence ATGAACCCCTCGACCACGCGGGGACCCGCCCTTCCAGCTGCCCCACCGGAGCCGCAGGACCAGCATCCCGGGGAAGCGCTGCCCGCCCGCTACTACACGGATCCGGTCATCGCCGGGAGCGAGACCGACCGCATCTTCGCCAAGTCCTGGCAGCTCGTCTGCCACGAATCCGACCTCCCCGGCCCCGGCGCACGTCTCACGGCGACCGCGGCCGGCCGGGAGGTGCTGGTCGTCCGGACCGAGGACGGCGGCCTCGCCGCTCACCTCAACGTCTGCCGGCACCGCGGCACCCGCCTGGTCGCCGCCCCCGAACCGGCGGGCAAGGCGATCCGCTGCCCCTACCACGGCTGGACCTACAAGCTCGACGGACGCCTCGTGGGCGCGCCTGAGGCACGCCGCATCCCCTGCCTGGACAAGCCCCGGCTCGGCCTGCACCCGGTGAACGTGGAGTCCTTCCTGGGCTTCGTCTTCGTCAACCTCGACATGGAGGCGACCCCGCTCGCCGAGACCTGTGCCGGGCTCGCCCGGGCCGTCGGCCGCTACGCCGGGCCCGGCCTCGTACCCGTCGGCAGGCACCGCATCCATGACCTGGTGCGCTGCGAGCAGCAGAACGCCAACTGGAAGGTGATCGTCGACAACTATCTCGAGGGCTACCACGTCCCCGTCGCCCATCCCGCGCTCATGCGGCTGCTGGACTACCAGGCCTACACGGTGGACGTTCAGGAGAGCTACGTCCTGTTCGAGTCACGGCTGCGCGACAAGCCCTCCTCGAACTGGACCGAGCGGCTCTACCAGCGGCTGGCGGCCCCCATGCCGGGACTCACCGAGGCCGACCGGCGCGTGTGGCGGTACGCCGTGATCTATCCCAACACGCTGATCGACTTCTACCCTGACCACGTGCTCGCGTGGACCGCCCTGCCCACCGCCCAGGACCGGGCGGCGATCCCCGGCGCGTTCTACACCAAGCACGGGGAGAGCGTCCGCACCAGGCTGGCCCGCCGGCTGAACATCCACATCGGCTGGGTCACCAACGACGAGGACGCCGAGCTGGTGGAGCGCGTGCAGGCCGGACTGAGCACGCCCGGTTTCGAGCCGGGTCCGCTCTCGCAGCGCGAGGCCGCCGTCGGCTGGTTCGCCCGCCGGGTCCGTGCCGACCTGGAGGGGGAGCAGCGGTGA
- a CDS encoding ABC transporter permease: MALPPRRRGSDASGARMWTWLMLPGTLWMTGFLIASLVLVAVLAVGTTDELGNPRFGFDLSAVRALADPAYTEVLARSLGYAVLTCLICLIVAYPVAYTIALHGGRYKHALIAAIVVPFFANYLVRMYGWSVVLSDDGPVLRALRAVGLADGSTKILNTGAAVVAGLVYGFVVFMIIPLYAALERLDVSLIEAGRDLYGGPVRTFFFVTLPATRQGAAAGLVLVFLPAMGDFVSAQLMGGPDQIMIGNLIQDKFFQGQNWPLGSALTMLLMLVLLFGMFGYLRRTRKDEAEARR, from the coding sequence ATGGCACTTCCCCCGCGCCGCCGGGGCTCCGACGCCTCCGGCGCCCGCATGTGGACCTGGCTCATGCTGCCCGGCACCCTGTGGATGACCGGGTTCCTGATCGCCTCGCTGGTCCTGGTCGCCGTCCTCGCCGTGGGCACCACCGACGAGCTCGGCAACCCGCGCTTCGGCTTCGACCTGTCCGCCGTACGCGCCCTCGCCGACCCCGCCTACACCGAGGTCCTCGCCCGCTCCCTCGGCTACGCCGTACTGACCTGCCTGATCTGCCTGATCGTCGCCTACCCGGTGGCGTACACCATCGCCCTGCACGGCGGACGCTACAAGCACGCGCTGATCGCCGCGATCGTGGTGCCGTTCTTCGCCAACTACCTCGTCCGCATGTACGGCTGGTCGGTGGTCCTCTCCGACGACGGCCCCGTGCTGCGCGCCCTGCGCGCGGTGGGACTCGCCGACGGCAGCACGAAGATCCTCAACACCGGTGCCGCTGTGGTCGCGGGACTCGTCTACGGCTTCGTCGTCTTCATGATCATCCCCCTCTACGCGGCCCTGGAACGGCTCGACGTCTCCCTCATCGAGGCCGGCCGCGACCTGTACGGCGGCCCTGTCCGCACCTTCTTCTTCGTCACCCTGCCCGCCACCCGGCAGGGCGCGGCGGCCGGGCTCGTCCTGGTCTTCCTGCCCGCCATGGGCGACTTCGTCAGCGCACAGCTCATGGGAGGCCCGGACCAGATCATGATCGGCAACCTCATCCAGGACAAGTTCTTCCAGGGCCAGAACTGGCCACTGGGCTCCGCGCTCACCATGCTGCTGATGCTGGTGCTGCTGTTCGGGATGTTCGGCTACCTGCGCCGCACCCGCAAGGACGAGGCGGAGGCCCGCCGATGA
- a CDS encoding polyamine ABC transporter substrate-binding protein, with amino-acid sequence MSPEVLPPTRRAVLRAGACGLLGAAAGGCGFMPAKTPSAGELAPVKARVDGDLVYFNWADYVDPSVFKGFEKEYGVTVVQSNFDSMEGMVAKLNAGNRYDIIFPSAKWAQRLVRGGRLRRIDHSQLPHARAIFGAYTYFADPWYDPDSAHTVPFTAYKTGIGWRRDRVGELTGSWRDLWSDEVKGKVFLLDDRDEVLGMGALELGLGVSTGDPHDLDRISSLMGTLRPRLRGFSSDSYNNLLNGNALMTQAWSGDMAAMLNQAKDPSVFGFEAPKEGTPINSDCYAIPWNAPHPGTAMLFIDYMLRPENVKKNIEYIGYPMPVPGTEKTYAELVKPFPECVVTEEDLRADLFFRNGSRAAEDARDTAWTHVKAG; translated from the coding sequence ATGTCCCCCGAGGTACTTCCACCGACCCGGCGCGCCGTGCTGCGGGCGGGCGCCTGCGGCCTGCTCGGCGCAGCGGCCGGCGGCTGCGGGTTCATGCCCGCGAAAACGCCCAGCGCCGGCGAGCTCGCCCCGGTCAAGGCGCGCGTCGACGGCGATCTCGTCTACTTCAACTGGGCCGACTACGTCGACCCGTCCGTGTTCAAGGGCTTCGAGAAGGAGTACGGCGTCACGGTCGTCCAGTCGAACTTCGACTCGATGGAAGGCATGGTCGCCAAGCTCAACGCCGGCAACCGCTACGACATCATCTTCCCGAGCGCCAAATGGGCCCAGCGCCTGGTGCGCGGAGGCCGGCTGCGCCGCATCGACCACAGCCAACTCCCCCACGCGCGCGCCATATTCGGCGCGTACACCTACTTCGCGGACCCGTGGTACGACCCCGATTCCGCGCACACCGTCCCCTTCACCGCCTACAAGACCGGCATCGGCTGGCGCCGCGACAGGGTCGGTGAACTGACCGGCTCCTGGCGGGACCTGTGGAGCGACGAGGTCAAGGGCAAGGTCTTCCTGCTGGACGACCGCGACGAGGTCCTCGGCATGGGCGCCCTCGAACTCGGCCTGGGCGTGAGCACCGGCGACCCCCATGACCTCGACCGCATCAGCTCCCTGATGGGCACGCTGCGGCCCCGGCTGCGCGGCTTCTCCAGCGACAGCTACAACAACCTCCTCAACGGCAACGCGCTCATGACCCAGGCCTGGAGCGGCGACATGGCCGCCATGCTCAACCAGGCCAAGGACCCCTCCGTGTTCGGCTTCGAGGCCCCGAAGGAGGGCACGCCGATCAACTCCGACTGCTACGCCATCCCCTGGAACGCCCCGCACCCCGGCACCGCGATGCTGTTCATCGACTACATGCTGCGGCCGGAGAACGTGAAGAAGAACATCGAGTACATCGGCTACCCGATGCCGGTGCCCGGCACCGAGAAGACGTACGCCGAGCTGGTCAAGCCGTTCCCCGAGTGCGTCGTCACCGAGGAGGACCTGAGGGCGGACCTGTTCTTCCGCAACGGCAGCCGCGCGGCGGAGGACGCCCGCGACACCGCCTGGACCCATGTGAAGGCAGGCTGA
- a CDS encoding ABC transporter permease — protein MTLLRPPSATTPDRPAARTRTRRGRADRKPRFLVAATALFFALLYLPIAVVALFSFNTKKSLTVFGGFSLRWYRAFLHDDVLLSSLGTSLRISLVAMAGSVVLGVALALGLVRCRTRLGSLAGLIMLVPLITPEIVTGVASMLLFKGLGVALSTSTVMLAEITFSISYVTVILRSRVAALNPEVEEAAMDLGATRWQAVRLVTLPALLPAVLASAVLIFALVFDDFVLAYFTTGVDPQPLSVRIYSAIRFGVQPTINAVGTLMLAGSIALIALALFIPRLFGRRGGLDILSGE, from the coding sequence ATGACCCTGCTGCGCCCGCCCTCAGCCACCACACCCGACCGGCCGGCCGCCCGGACCCGCACGCGACGGGGCCGTGCCGACCGCAAGCCCCGGTTCCTCGTCGCCGCCACCGCGCTCTTCTTCGCTCTGCTCTACCTGCCCATCGCCGTCGTCGCCCTGTTCTCCTTCAACACCAAGAAGTCCCTGACCGTCTTCGGCGGGTTCAGCCTGCGCTGGTACCGCGCCTTCCTCCACGACGACGTCCTGCTCTCCTCCCTGGGCACCAGCCTGCGGATCTCCCTGGTGGCGATGGCCGGTTCGGTCGTCCTCGGGGTGGCGCTCGCCCTCGGCCTGGTGCGCTGCCGCACCCGCCTCGGCTCACTGGCCGGGCTGATCATGCTGGTGCCGCTCATCACGCCGGAAATCGTCACCGGCGTCGCCTCGATGCTGCTCTTCAAGGGCCTGGGCGTGGCCCTGTCCACATCGACGGTGATGCTCGCCGAGATCACGTTCTCCATCTCCTACGTCACCGTCATCCTCCGCTCCCGGGTCGCCGCACTGAACCCGGAGGTGGAGGAGGCCGCCATGGACCTCGGCGCCACCCGCTGGCAGGCGGTGCGCCTGGTGACCCTGCCCGCCCTGCTGCCCGCCGTCCTGGCCAGCGCGGTCCTGATCTTCGCGCTCGTCTTCGACGACTTCGTCCTCGCCTACTTCACCACCGGTGTGGACCCGCAGCCGCTGTCGGTGCGGATCTACTCGGCGATCCGCTTCGGGGTCCAGCCCACCATCAACGCCGTCGGCACGCTGATGCTCGCGGGCTCCATCGCCCTGATCGCCCTCGCCCTTTTCATCCCGCGCCTCTTCGGCCGCCGCGGCGGCCTCGACATCCTCTCCGGAGAGTGA
- a CDS encoding ABC transporter ATP-binding protein codes for MDATPAVRLDGVSKQFAHSYAVHRLDLDIEAGHFFSLLGPSGCGKTTTLRMIGGFSDPSEGSVLLAGEDVTALPPNRRNVNTVFQSYALFDHLSVADNVAFGLRRKGTDKAETRQRVGEMLELVQLTGLADRKPRTLSGGQRQRVALARALVNRPAVLLLDEPLAALDLKLRRQMQVELKQIQREVGITFVFVTHDQDEALTMSDRIAVMNEGRIEQCGTPEDVYEHPAGRFVASFMGTSNLMTGTYRGGEVALDQGPALPVGRRSGIADGTAVSVSVRPEKIWLSDFEPGMSVLSGVIRETVYSGPTTTYLIELAPGVTLSVLEQNTARARMEDRWSGGETVQFGWRPEHCLVLA; via the coding sequence ATGGACGCGACCCCCGCCGTCCGCCTCGACGGCGTCTCCAAGCAGTTCGCACACTCATACGCCGTCCACCGCCTCGACCTCGACATCGAGGCCGGCCACTTCTTCTCCCTGCTGGGCCCCTCCGGCTGCGGCAAGACCACCACGCTGCGCATGATCGGCGGGTTCAGCGATCCCAGCGAGGGCTCGGTGCTGCTCGCCGGCGAGGACGTGACCGCTCTGCCGCCGAACCGGCGCAACGTCAACACGGTCTTCCAGAGCTACGCCCTCTTCGACCACCTGAGCGTCGCCGACAACGTCGCCTTCGGCCTCCGGCGCAAGGGCACCGACAAGGCGGAGACCCGGCAGCGCGTCGGCGAGATGCTGGAACTGGTCCAGCTCACCGGGCTCGCCGACCGCAAGCCCCGTACGCTCTCCGGCGGCCAGCGCCAGCGCGTCGCCCTGGCCCGCGCGCTGGTCAACCGACCGGCCGTGCTGCTCCTCGACGAGCCGCTGGCGGCCCTGGACCTGAAGCTGCGCCGGCAGATGCAGGTGGAGCTGAAGCAGATCCAGCGCGAGGTCGGCATCACCTTCGTCTTCGTCACCCACGACCAGGACGAGGCGCTGACCATGTCCGACCGGATCGCCGTGATGAACGAGGGCCGCATCGAGCAGTGCGGCACCCCCGAAGACGTCTACGAGCACCCCGCCGGCCGGTTCGTGGCCTCCTTCATGGGCACGTCCAACCTGATGACCGGCACCTACCGGGGCGGCGAGGTCGCCCTCGACCAGGGCCCCGCCCTGCCGGTGGGCCGCCGCAGCGGCATCGCGGACGGCACCGCCGTCAGCGTGTCCGTGCGCCCCGAGAAGATCTGGCTGTCGGACTTCGAACCGGGCATGTCGGTGCTCTCCGGGGTGATCCGCGAGACGGTCTACAGCGGCCCGACGACCACCTACCTGATCGAACTCGCCCCGGGCGTCACGCTGTCCGTGCTGGAGCAGAACACCGCCCGCGCCCGCATGGAGGACCGCTGGAGCGGCGGCGAGACCGTGCAGTTCGGCTGGCGGCCCGAACACTGCCTGGTCCTGGCCTGA